The following are from one region of the Bradyrhizobium septentrionale genome:
- a CDS encoding CinA family protein, protein MNALISIAEQVAAKLIANKQTIAVAESSTGGLISASLLAVPGASAYFLGGGVIYTRDARRALMDISDDAMRGLRSSSEPYAQLLARQIRERLATDWGLSETGAAGPTGNRYGDAAGHSCMAVAGPQQQVITLETASGDRQANMQAFAKAALELLLRNLAQ, encoded by the coding sequence ATGAACGCACTCATATCCATCGCTGAGCAGGTCGCCGCGAAACTGATCGCGAACAAGCAGACGATTGCGGTCGCGGAATCCTCCACCGGCGGACTGATCTCCGCATCGCTGCTCGCGGTGCCCGGAGCATCGGCCTACTTCCTCGGCGGCGGGGTGATCTACACCCGCGACGCGCGGCGTGCGCTGATGGACATTTCCGACGACGCGATGCGCGGTCTCCGCTCGTCGTCAGAACCCTATGCTCAGCTGCTCGCGCGCCAGATCCGCGAACGCCTCGCGACCGATTGGGGATTGTCGGAAACCGGCGCCGCCGGCCCGACCGGCAACCGCTACGGCGATGCCGCCGGTCACAGCTGCATGGCGGTCGCCGGCCCGCAGCAGCAGGTCATCACCCTGGAAACCGCCAGCGGCGACCGGCAGGCCAACATGCAGGCGTTCGCCAAGGCGGCGCTGGAGTTGCTGCTGAGGAATTTGGCGCAATAA